The following proteins come from a genomic window of Aquimarina sp. MAR_2010_214:
- a CDS encoding cytochrome c, whose protein sequence is MKQPLITSFCFLAMFSCQPKAEKESIANGKEVYITNCISCHQPDGQGIEGIYPSLLKSDDITRSQTERTVTLIQFGSGFEGGMKPIMLTDKEITDVINYIQNTWQNKAPFLTKTELKQF, encoded by the coding sequence ATGAAACAACCTTTGATTACATCCTTTTGTTTTTTAGCTATGTTTTCCTGCCAACCAAAGGCAGAAAAAGAAAGTATTGCGAATGGAAAAGAAGTTTACATCACTAACTGTATCAGTTGTCATCAACCAGACGGTCAGGGAATAGAAGGTATATATCCTTCGCTGTTGAAATCGGATGACATTACAAGGAGTCAAACTGAAAGAACTGTAACCCTCATCCAGTTTGGATCTGGTTTTGAGGGCGGTATGAAACCAATAATGCTTACCGATAAGGAAATCACAGATGTTATCAATTATATTCAAAATACTTGGCAAAATAAGGCGCCGTTTTTAACCAAAACCGAATTAAAACAATTTTAA
- a CDS encoding molybdopterin cofactor-binding domain-containing protein — protein sequence MKRRHFFRTSALAGGGLLMSTFIPISCNIETITQESWEPNFFLRIDPDNTITFICSITELGQGTSTGLTMIVADELGIAIEKLKVEFGDGAFERYGNFQDTGGSNGLRLLWNPLRKAMATTREIFILAAAQKWGVEPNDCYSENGWVNCKSKEKKTSYTSLIELAKKIPIPLKVKLKDASAYKYIGKPVIGKRAKTIVEGQLPYSINFKIPNMVYAAIARCPVWNGKLIRFDATKAKEFPGVINVIEVSSTKINPTNDFKGGVRSGVAVLANNTWAALEAKKLLEIEWDLGRFAKKSDSDVKEELIKQLKEPKRINANFKEAAKILKNSNKKFKATYISPYQANACMEPLNATAHHKGNTIEIWAGSQAPAMFRERIYELTGIPEAAIVSHNLPSGGGFGRRFHSDYVEEAVLISEKIRKPVKVTWSREDTFRTSKYHPLCVDSWDAVLDKNNKAVALGYQGTLGGTNGFRPYPYPLPKVHYNSIYEKKGWLLPRASWRSVYAHPWAFSLECFIDELADLAQIDPIEYRLHLLEKAEVVEQIMDIWVGDNLYPKKLRRTLEKVKLESNWGQTKENHYQGVSSISYNTSYCSQVIEISIDGKELYVERVTVVMDCGKVINPSLVKAQVEGSVIWGLTAALKDKITVKNGSVEQENYHSYDVLRIDEAPIIDVHLLDSQDSPSGAGEPAVPGVAPALLNAVFAATGNRIREIPISTKL from the coding sequence ATGAAAAGAAGGCATTTTTTTAGAACCTCAGCGCTTGCAGGTGGAGGGCTTTTAATGAGTACCTTCATTCCTATTTCATGTAATATTGAAACGATAACACAAGAAAGTTGGGAGCCCAACTTTTTTCTTCGAATAGATCCGGATAATACCATCACATTTATTTGTTCAATAACTGAGTTAGGTCAAGGCACCTCTACAGGACTTACTATGATTGTTGCAGATGAACTCGGTATTGCTATAGAAAAACTTAAGGTAGAATTCGGCGATGGGGCCTTTGAACGATATGGAAACTTTCAAGATACAGGAGGAAGTAATGGGCTACGACTTCTTTGGAATCCTTTACGTAAGGCTATGGCAACGACTAGGGAAATCTTTATACTGGCCGCCGCACAAAAATGGGGAGTGGAACCTAACGATTGTTACAGTGAGAATGGTTGGGTAAATTGTAAATCCAAAGAAAAAAAAACCTCTTATACGAGTTTAATAGAATTGGCCAAAAAGATTCCCATACCCTTAAAAGTTAAGTTAAAAGATGCCTCTGCGTATAAATATATTGGGAAACCAGTGATAGGAAAAAGAGCAAAAACCATCGTTGAAGGTCAATTGCCTTATAGTATCAATTTCAAAATACCCAATATGGTTTATGCAGCAATAGCTCGTTGTCCGGTTTGGAACGGTAAATTGATTCGCTTTGATGCAACAAAAGCAAAGGAATTCCCAGGAGTTATCAACGTAATTGAAGTTTCAAGTACAAAAATAAACCCCACTAATGATTTTAAAGGAGGTGTTAGATCAGGGGTCGCGGTATTGGCTAATAATACTTGGGCTGCTTTGGAGGCGAAAAAGTTATTGGAAATTGAGTGGGATTTGGGAAGATTCGCTAAAAAATCAGACAGTGATGTCAAAGAAGAACTTATAAAACAACTAAAAGAACCTAAAAGAATAAATGCTAATTTTAAGGAAGCTGCCAAAATCTTAAAGAACTCTAACAAGAAATTTAAGGCAACTTATATTTCCCCGTATCAAGCTAATGCTTGTATGGAACCACTTAACGCGACTGCTCACCATAAAGGAAATACGATTGAAATTTGGGCGGGTAGCCAAGCACCAGCCATGTTCAGAGAACGCATCTATGAACTCACTGGAATCCCCGAAGCCGCCATAGTATCTCACAACTTACCTTCGGGGGGCGGGTTTGGCAGACGGTTCCATTCCGATTATGTGGAAGAAGCCGTTTTAATTTCGGAAAAAATACGAAAGCCTGTAAAAGTAACGTGGTCTAGAGAAGACACTTTTAGGACATCTAAGTACCATCCACTTTGTGTTGATTCTTGGGACGCCGTGTTGGATAAAAACAATAAAGCTGTTGCCCTTGGCTATCAAGGCACCTTGGGAGGCACTAATGGATTTCGTCCTTATCCTTATCCCCTACCCAAGGTTCATTACAACAGTATCTATGAAAAGAAAGGTTGGTTATTACCTAGAGCTTCTTGGCGTAGTGTTTATGCCCATCCGTGGGCTTTTAGTCTGGAATGTTTTATTGATGAATTGGCCGATCTTGCGCAAATAGATCCTATTGAATATCGATTACATTTACTGGAAAAGGCAGAGGTAGTGGAGCAGATTATGGATATTTGGGTCGGAGACAACCTTTATCCAAAAAAATTAAGGCGTACCCTTGAAAAAGTTAAACTTGAATCTAATTGGGGACAAACAAAGGAAAACCACTACCAAGGAGTTTCTTCCATAAGCTATAACACGTCCTATTGCTCACAGGTAATCGAGATATCAATAGATGGAAAAGAATTATATGTAGAGCGCGTTACGGTCGTTATGGATTGTGGCAAGGTCATCAACCCAAGTCTGGTAAAAGCTCAAGTTGAAGGAAGTGTAATATGGGGATTGACTGCCGCACTTAAAGATAAGATTACGGTTAAAAATGGAAGCGTGGAACAAGAAAATTATCACTCTTATGATGTATTGAGAATAGATGAGGCTCCAATAATCGATGTTCATTTATTGGATAGTCAAGATTCACCATCTGGCGCCGGTGAACCCGCGGTACCGGGTGTTGCTCCCGCACTATTGAACGCAGTTTTTGCTGCAACTGGAAACCGAATTCGGGAAATCCCCATATCAACAAAACTATAG
- a CDS encoding (2Fe-2S)-binding protein: MTLNINNQDHTFEADANMPLLWVLRDLLEMTGTKYACGIGQCGACTVLVDGKAARSCSIPITSALGKKITTIEHSEPNSLLRSLKDAWVENDTPQCGYCQSGQIMNALALLKQNPNPTEEEIELGMRGNICRCGTYPRIKKSIQLVIQKNKKL; encoded by the coding sequence ATGACACTTAACATCAACAATCAAGACCATACATTTGAAGCTGATGCAAACATGCCTCTATTGTGGGTTTTACGTGATTTGCTGGAGATGACCGGCACCAAATACGCCTGCGGCATTGGCCAATGTGGTGCATGTACTGTTTTGGTAGATGGTAAGGCTGCACGCTCATGTAGTATTCCCATTACATCAGCATTGGGCAAAAAAATTACCACCATTGAACACTCAGAACCCAATTCCCTTTTACGGTCTTTAAAAGATGCTTGGGTAGAAAATGATACTCCTCAATGTGGCTATTGCCAAAGTGGGCAAATTATGAATGCCTTGGCGCTACTAAAACAAAACCCTAATCCCACGGAAGAGGAAATTGAGTTAGGTATGCGTGGTAATATTTGTCGATGTGGCACCTATCCAAGGATTAAAAAATCCATTCAACTAGTCATTCAAAAAAATAAGAAACTATGA